A genomic window from Solanum dulcamara chromosome 11, daSolDulc1.2, whole genome shotgun sequence includes:
- the LOC129874375 gene encoding uncharacterized protein LOC129874375, whose translation MMIMPKSHGGVLLPFILLLISTNMVAHKSLVFGFINRDEISTRPDPLRHLKSYNGTYNLGDKHYWASAGFTGIHGYAIGGIWLLLGLGFGSYMIFKYFHGNSTTPIVEHSPSSYILMFSLVVLFTILAIVASCVVLAASNGFEHRVERLRQTIVDAGGDTRQSIRRVIKVLLSMQTLLSPYNFQADQLLNVTTHKLRRGSITIQQFIDKTQHTSNEAIRTLYVANIVVVTVNMVLLVSALVLLVWHWPLGFIIIIFCCWILTTLSWVLTGFDFFFHTFAEDTCLTLKDFQQNPQNNSLQIVLPCEKSGPSDKILEQIGATVHNFITQLNSKLREVQGFGLNDIGENSVETRGVCDPFSGAPNYSFTPDLCPKDTIPIEELKYVLSRVTCYGGNSTGNCAGEGRFIPQASSVILFAYTQSIQDLIEIFPDLLSLSQCSKVKQAFANILQYQCRPFRRSARVLWSSMLSLSIVMVLLILTWIVKAHQEIGRRFDTCSIIPKKA comes from the exons ATGATGATCATGCCGAAATCACATGGAGGGGTTCTTCTTCCtttcattcttttattaatttcaactaatATGGTTGCCCACAAATCTCTTGTATTTGGGTTCATTAATCGTGATGAAATTTCAACAAGACCTGATCCTTTGCGCCATTTAAAGTCATATAATGGGACTTATAATCTTGGCGACAAGCACTATTGGGCT TCTGCGGGTTTCACAGGCATACATGGATATGCAATTGGTGGGATTTGGTTATTacttggtttgggttttgggagttacatgattttcaagtattttcatGGTAACTCAACTACTCCAATTGTTGAGCATTCACCTTCTTCCTATATTTTGATGTTCTCGCTGGTTGTTCTGTTTACCATTCTTGCCAT AGTTGCAAGCTGTGTAGTTTTGGCTGCAAGCAATGGTTTTGAACATAGAGTTGAAAGGCTTCGCCAAACAATTGTTGATGCTGGTGGCGATACTCGTCAGTCCATTAGAAGGGTAATAAAGGTTTTGCTAAGTATGCAAACTCTTTTAAGTCCTTATAATTTTCAGGCAGACCAGCTGTTGAACGTGACAACCCATAAGCTTCGAAGAGGATCTATTACGATTCAACAGTTTATTGACAAAACCCAACACACAAGCAATGAAGCAATTAGAACTTT GTATGTTGcaaatattgttgttgtcaCTGTCAATATGGTGCTTTTGGTTAGTGCATTAG TTTTGCTCGTGTGGCATTGGCCTCTTGGATTTATAAT AATAATCTTCTGCTGCTGGATTTTGACTACTCTGAGTTGGGTGCTGACTGGCTTTGATTTCTTCTTCCATAC CTTTGCAGAAGACACCTGCTTAACTTTGAAGGACTTTCAGCAGAATCCTCAGAATAATAGCTTGCAAATTGTACTTCCCTGTGAAAAATCTGGACCTTCTGACAAAATTTTGGAGCAGATTGGCGCCACAGTTCATAATTTCATTACTCAG CTAAATTCTAAGTTGAGAGAGGTACAAGGATTTGGACTAAATGATATCGGGGAAAATAGCGTAGAAACAAGAGGAGTTTGTGACCCCTTCTCCGGTGCACCTAATTACAGCTTCACACCTGATCTCTGCCCGAAGGATACTATTCCAATTGAAGAACTGAAATAT GTTCTGTCAAGAGTCACATGTTATGGAGGAAATTCTACAGGCAATTGCGCGGGTGAAGGAAGATTCATTCCGCAGGCCTCATCTGTGATATTATTCGCTTATACACAATCTATTCAAGATCTGATAGAAATATTCCCTGATTTGCTGAGCCTAAGTCAGTGCTCCAAAGTAAAACAAGCGTTCGCCAACATTTTACAGTACCAGTGTAGGCCATTTAGACGTTCAGCACGAGTACTATGGTCATCTATGTTGTCACTCTCCATTGTCATGGTACTCCTAATACTAACATGGATAGTAAAAGCTCATCAAGAAATAGGAAGACGCTTCGATACGTGTTCCATTATTCCTAAAAAAGCCTAA